In Mangrovivirga cuniculi, the following proteins share a genomic window:
- a CDS encoding aminotransferase class V-fold PLP-dependent enzyme, producing the protein MHQLYFTPGPSALYPTVNLHLKDALSKGYLSASHRSAAFKDIYKETENNLRTLLSLPDNFSILFTSSANEAWERLIQNTVENKSLHLVNGAFSKRFADIASAYNKDAIVYSAKEGEVVHVDEIKEDQEVELIAITHNETSTGVSQPLEDIKKLRNKFPDALITVDAVSSLPIVDLPYDLIDSAYFSVQKCFGLPAGLGVWIVNQNCIEKAEKLENKGIITGSYHRLLAMYKKGKDFQNVETPNVLGIYLLGKVAGDMLTKGIGQIRNETIYKAGVLYYGLQTHPLLNPFVNDEKIRSQTVCVFNTNGESERIINELKKKHMVIGSGYGSFKSNHIRIANFPATGKEQIEMLADKINEIQ; encoded by the coding sequence ATGCATCAACTATATTTTACACCAGGACCATCAGCATTATACCCAACAGTCAATCTGCATTTAAAAGATGCATTGAGTAAAGGATATCTGTCTGCTTCGCACAGGTCTGCTGCATTTAAAGATATATACAAGGAGACTGAAAATAATTTAAGAACCTTATTATCGCTACCAGATAATTTTTCAATATTATTTACTTCTTCTGCTAATGAAGCATGGGAAAGACTGATCCAGAATACAGTAGAAAACAAATCTCTCCATCTGGTAAATGGCGCTTTTAGTAAGCGATTTGCTGATATAGCTTCTGCTTACAATAAGGATGCAATAGTTTATTCAGCAAAGGAAGGCGAGGTTGTTCATGTCGATGAAATAAAAGAAGATCAAGAGGTCGAACTTATAGCTATCACTCACAACGAAACTTCCACGGGTGTTTCCCAACCTCTTGAAGATATTAAGAAACTTAGAAATAAATTTCCGGATGCATTAATAACTGTTGATGCTGTTTCATCTTTACCTATAGTCGATCTTCCTTATGATTTAATAGATTCTGCTTACTTTTCGGTACAAAAATGTTTTGGGCTTCCTGCCGGCCTTGGAGTTTGGATAGTAAATCAAAACTGTATCGAAAAAGCAGAAAAACTGGAAAACAAGGGGATAATTACCGGTTCATATCATAGGCTACTGGCTATGTATAAAAAGGGAAAAGATTTCCAAAACGTGGAAACACCAAATGTTTTGGGTATCTATTTATTGGGCAAAGTTGCCGGAGATATGTTAACTAAAGGCATAGGACAAATCAGAAACGAAACGATATATAAAGCGGGCGTTTTATATTATGGTTTACAAACGCATCCTTTACTTAATCCTTTTGTAAATGATGAAAAAATTCGTTCCCAAACTGTATGTGTCTTTAACACCAACGGAGAGTCGGAAAGAATTATCAATGAATTAAAGAAAAAACATATGGTTATTGGAAGTGGTTATGGTAGCTTTAAAAGTAATCATATAAGAATTGCTAACTTTCCTGCTACCGGTAAGGAGCAGATAGAAATGCTGGCAGATAAAATAAATGAAATACAATAA
- a CDS encoding cell division protein FtsX, with protein MMLDLHFNWNNNSIYEWKKLKYKKKKKLGAFPFLSIITSNTLALTAIGLFASMILFGNYFATVVKENFEIQVILERDVSDNDKRKILKTLESKPFIAEKEDTLRINFISKEQAAEKLTAEIGEDFVNILNNNPLRDSYQIHISEEFQSEQKLKEIKSNLEEISGIHEVSYVPNLLEEINENIYKISTVFLAITLLMLIIFILLINNTIKLALFSQRFLIRSMQLVGATKNFIQKPFLGRAFAYGLVSALLASGLIYAIIYGLNSQFAQINLEPFYDGLLIVTGILIAAGCLGCVLSTWFAVNKYLKLSLDELY; from the coding sequence ATGATGCTAGATTTACATTTTAACTGGAACAACAATTCGATATATGAGTGGAAAAAGCTCAAATACAAAAAGAAAAAGAAACTGGGAGCATTTCCTTTCCTTAGTATTATTACCTCAAACACATTAGCATTGACAGCAATCGGACTTTTTGCTTCAATGATTTTGTTTGGTAATTACTTCGCTACTGTAGTCAAGGAAAATTTCGAAATTCAAGTCATTCTTGAAAGGGATGTATCGGATAACGATAAAAGAAAGATTCTTAAAACCCTCGAATCAAAACCTTTCATTGCTGAAAAAGAAGATACTCTAAGAATTAATTTTATAAGTAAGGAACAGGCTGCAGAGAAATTAACAGCTGAAATTGGTGAGGATTTTGTTAACATCCTTAACAATAATCCTCTTAGAGATAGTTATCAGATCCATATCAGTGAAGAATTTCAAAGCGAGCAAAAGCTGAAAGAAATAAAATCAAATTTAGAGGAAATTTCAGGCATTCACGAGGTTAGTTATGTTCCAAACCTACTGGAAGAAATCAATGAAAATATTTACAAAATCAGTACAGTTTTTTTGGCTATTACTTTATTAATGCTGATCATCTTTATTTTACTGATCAATAATACCATAAAGCTGGCTCTATTCAGCCAAAGATTTCTCATCAGATCAATGCAATTAGTTGGAGCAACTAAAAACTTTATTCAAAAACCATTCTTAGGACGGGCGTTTGCTTATGGATTGGTTTCAGCACTCCTTGCGTCAGGTCTTATTTATGCAATTATCTACGGATTAAATTCTCAGTTTGCTCAAATTAATCTTGAACCCTTTTATGATGGGTTGCTTATAGTGACCGGAATATTAATTGCAGCTGGTTGCCTGGGATGTGTTTTAAGCACATGGTTTGCTGTAAATAAATATCTTAAACTTTCACTGGACGAATTATATTAA
- a CDS encoding undecaprenyl-diphosphate phosphatase — MTIIEALILGIIQGLTEFLPVSSSGHIELGKVLLGVKAKDNLLFSILVHGATALSTIVVFKNDIFQILKNGFRFPLNNYSRFIIYILISIIPVMIVGLYFEKEIEAFFTGNALLVGGMLLLTGLLLLFASFTGNPEGDLSPFKAFIIGIAQAIAILPGISRSGATIGTALLLKVNREQAARFSFLMVLIPILGAAFLKSLDLFFSEESISISEVNITAMIVGSIAAFFSGLLACKWMIKIVKKGKLIFFAVYCFIVGSLAIIGAFIQS, encoded by the coding sequence ATGACCATAATTGAAGCGCTGATCCTTGGTATTATCCAGGGTTTAACCGAATTTCTCCCCGTAAGTAGTAGCGGACATATTGAGTTGGGAAAAGTTTTATTAGGAGTTAAGGCTAAAGATAATCTTCTGTTTAGTATTCTCGTTCATGGAGCTACAGCTTTGAGTACAATAGTAGTATTCAAAAATGATATTTTTCAAATACTTAAAAACGGATTCCGGTTTCCTCTCAACAATTATTCACGGTTTATAATTTACATTTTAATATCTATTATACCGGTAATGATCGTTGGCCTTTATTTTGAAAAAGAAATTGAGGCATTTTTTACCGGAAATGCCCTATTGGTTGGAGGAATGTTATTACTTACCGGGCTGCTTTTATTATTTGCTTCTTTCACCGGGAACCCCGAAGGTGACCTCTCCCCTTTTAAAGCCTTTATTATCGGTATAGCTCAGGCCATCGCTATATTACCCGGGATATCCAGATCGGGAGCAACGATTGGAACTGCATTACTTCTAAAAGTAAACCGGGAACAAGCTGCCCGATTCAGTTTTTTAATGGTGCTTATACCTATTCTTGGTGCTGCTTTTTTAAAATCGCTGGACCTCTTCTTTTCAGAAGAATCGATAAGTATTTCGGAAGTCAACATAACTGCAATGATTGTCGGATCAATTGCTGCTTTTTTTTCGGGATTACTCGCCTGCAAGTGGATGATTAAGATTGTCAAAAAAGGAAAGTTGATATTCTTCGCTGTTTACTGCTTCATTGTCGGTTCACTCGCAATCATTGGCGCTTTTATTCAATCTTGA
- the serA gene encoding phosphoglycerate dehydrogenase: MKNFVIDFDSTFTKVEGLDLLVEIALKNHENKESVVKKVKDITDKGMSGQLGFEDSLKQRIALLKADKKDVKDLSERLKNEVSKSFRRNQEFFDKYADNIYIVSSGFKDFIIPVVEEMGVKPEHVYANEFKYDENGNIIGFDETNELAKDNGKVNLLKNLKIKGDIYVIGDGYTDYEIKASGLANKFYAFTENVQRGNVLEKADHIAPSLDEILYLNNMNTAISYPKNRINVLLLENIHQDAVESMKEEGYNVEVYPAGLDEDELCEKIKNVSILGIRSKTHVTRRVLENANRLIAVGAFCIGTNQIDLEACLEKGVAVFNAPYSNTRSVVELALGEIIMLMRNIPDKNIAMHNKKWNKSASGSYEIRGKKLGIIGYGNIGAQLSILAEGAGMDVYYYDIVEKLALGNATKCNSLNELLNKADVISLHVDGRPENKNIIGDKEFNQMKDGVVFLNLSRGQVVDIPALARNLKSGKIRGAGVDVFPEEPKSNEEPFKSDLLGLQNLILTPHIGGSTLEAQENIADFVPNKIMQYINTGSTTNSVNFPNLQLPTLENAHRLIHIHRNKPGILAKMNNVLLEHDINIVGQYLKTNEQIGYVITDIDKQYDKDVIKALKAIEGTVKFRVLY, translated from the coding sequence GTGAAGAATTTTGTAATCGACTTTGATAGTACTTTTACTAAAGTAGAAGGACTCGATCTTCTAGTAGAGATAGCTCTTAAAAATCATGAAAATAAAGAAAGTGTTGTTAAGAAAGTCAAAGACATCACTGATAAAGGAATGAGTGGTCAGCTTGGTTTTGAAGATTCTCTCAAGCAAAGAATAGCTCTACTGAAAGCAGATAAAAAAGATGTAAAAGATCTATCAGAAAGGTTGAAAAATGAGGTTTCTAAGAGCTTTAGAAGAAACCAGGAATTCTTTGACAAATATGCTGACAATATCTACATTGTCAGCAGTGGATTTAAAGACTTTATTATTCCTGTTGTAGAAGAAATGGGAGTTAAACCAGAGCATGTTTATGCAAATGAGTTTAAATATGATGAGAATGGAAATATCATCGGTTTTGATGAAACCAATGAATTGGCCAAAGACAATGGGAAAGTTAATTTGCTTAAAAACCTTAAAATAAAAGGAGACATCTATGTCATCGGAGACGGATATACCGATTATGAAATCAAAGCCTCGGGACTCGCAAATAAATTTTATGCATTTACTGAAAATGTTCAACGGGGAAATGTATTAGAAAAAGCCGATCACATTGCTCCCAGTTTAGATGAAATACTTTATTTAAATAACATGAATACAGCGATTAGTTACCCTAAAAACAGGATCAACGTTCTCCTTTTAGAAAATATTCATCAGGATGCTGTCGAAAGCATGAAAGAAGAAGGATATAACGTAGAAGTTTATCCCGCAGGTCTGGATGAAGATGAGCTATGTGAGAAGATTAAAAATGTCTCAATATTAGGTATCAGGTCTAAAACACACGTAACCAGAAGGGTACTGGAAAATGCTAACAGGCTGATCGCCGTGGGTGCATTTTGTATTGGCACCAATCAAATAGATCTTGAAGCATGCCTTGAAAAAGGAGTAGCCGTGTTTAATGCTCCTTATAGCAACACGAGGTCTGTGGTTGAGCTTGCTCTTGGTGAGATTATTATGCTCATGAGAAATATTCCGGATAAGAATATAGCTATGCATAATAAGAAATGGAATAAATCTGCTAGCGGTAGTTATGAAATAAGAGGAAAAAAACTGGGAATAATTGGTTACGGAAATATAGGTGCTCAACTTTCAATTCTTGCGGAAGGTGCCGGGATGGATGTTTACTATTATGATATCGTGGAAAAGCTTGCCCTTGGAAACGCAACCAAATGCAATAGTCTAAATGAATTATTAAACAAAGCAGATGTAATTTCATTGCATGTTGACGGCCGACCTGAGAATAAAAACATCATTGGAGACAAGGAATTCAATCAGATGAAAGATGGGGTGGTATTCCTTAATCTAAGCAGAGGCCAGGTAGTAGATATACCTGCATTGGCAAGAAATCTTAAATCAGGTAAAATCAGAGGTGCTGGAGTTGATGTTTTTCCGGAGGAACCAAAAAGCAATGAAGAACCTTTTAAATCAGATTTGCTTGGTCTTCAGAATTTGATCCTTACCCCACATATTGGAGGTAGCACACTGGAAGCACAGGAAAATATTGCTGATTTTGTTCCCAATAAAATTATGCAATACATAAATACTGGTAGTACAACGAATAGTGTCAACTTCCCGAATTTACAATTGCCTACACTTGAAAACGCACATCGTTTAATTCATATCCACCGTAACAAACCTGGTATTTTAGCAAAAATGAACAACGTGCTTCTTGAACATGACATCAATATTGTAGGGCAATACTTAAAAACGAATGAACAAATTGGTTATGTAATCACCGATATAGACAAACAATACGATAAGGATGTAATAAAGGCCTTAAAAGCCATTGAGGGAACAGTAAAATTCCGGGTTTTATATTAA
- a CDS encoding universal stress protein yields the protein MYKINKVLVGLDLSKLDETLIDYSDYFMRLNDAEELKFVKITPVIAVPDEIKKEFPDMVKKAISDKKAQMKEEITGRIGAKPPFKLSYEVSKGQKAKRLLRYSHSGDTDLIIVGRKKKREGSGIMVNRLARRADCSLLIIPEGTKPKINKIHVPIDFSNNAQDALEESIQIASMIKSHEGRDIEIVCQNVYSVPSGYHYSGKSYEEFSEIMRSNAKKDFTNFLKKIDTKDANIRAIYSLDTNENPIEDIYNLAKGIQADLVVFGAKGRTALPSLFIGSMAERLIQFLKDVPVMVVRRKGTNAGILESLREF from the coding sequence ATGTATAAAATAAATAAAGTTTTAGTTGGTTTAGACCTTTCAAAACTTGACGAAACATTGATCGATTACTCGGACTATTTCATGAGACTAAATGATGCCGAGGAGCTTAAATTCGTTAAAATAACTCCTGTCATTGCTGTGCCAGATGAAATAAAGAAAGAATTTCCTGACATGGTAAAAAAGGCTATAAGCGATAAAAAAGCCCAGATGAAGGAGGAAATTACCGGGAGAATTGGTGCAAAGCCTCCATTCAAACTATCATATGAGGTTTCAAAAGGACAGAAAGCCAAAAGATTACTAAGGTATTCACATTCTGGTGATACTGACCTGATTATAGTTGGAAGAAAGAAAAAGAGAGAAGGTTCAGGTATAATGGTAAATCGCCTGGCTAGAAGAGCAGACTGTAGTCTACTTATTATCCCTGAGGGCACTAAACCAAAAATAAACAAGATTCATGTCCCGATAGACTTTTCAAATAATGCCCAGGACGCATTAGAAGAAAGTATTCAGATAGCGTCAATGATAAAGAGTCACGAAGGCAGGGACATCGAAATTGTTTGTCAAAATGTGTATTCAGTTCCATCAGGTTATCATTATAGCGGAAAATCTTATGAGGAGTTTTCTGAAATAATGCGTTCAAATGCTAAAAAGGATTTCACGAATTTCCTTAAGAAAATAGATACAAAAGATGCAAACATCAGGGCTATCTACTCACTTGACACTAACGAAAACCCAATTGAGGATATATACAATTTGGCAAAAGGAATTCAGGCCGACCTGGTAGTCTTTGGTGCCAAAGGTCGCACAGCTTTGCCTTCATTATTTATAGGAAGCATGGCAGAAAGATTAATACAGTTCTTAAAAGATGTTCCTGTAATGGTAGTTCGTCGAAAAGGCACAAACGCAGGAATACTGGAATCTTTAAGGGAATTTTAA
- a CDS encoding bifunctional riboflavin kinase/FAD synthetase: protein MKIYEGLTKFTPPDFPVVTSGTFDGVHRGHQKIIERIKTIADKNNGETVLITYWPHPRFVLNPDDDSLKLLNTFEEKASLLEEMGIDHLIKFTFDKKFSSQTSEEFIKNILIDGLKTKKLVIGYDHRFGKNREGSFEHLKENAGKYGFEVEEIPEQDVNNVAVSSTKIRKALDEGKVEVAREYLGKDYSITGFVGEGEKRGRELGFPTANITIPEKFKEIPANGVYGVHVNTRGKSYKGMMNIGVKPTFSGKQRSIEVHLFDFDDNIYGEKVTVYFDNFVRKEKKFNNTEELISQLQKDKQVVLNRLNQ from the coding sequence ATGAAAATATATGAAGGTCTGACCAAATTTACCCCACCTGACTTTCCTGTTGTAACCAGCGGTACTTTTGATGGTGTTCATAGAGGTCACCAGAAAATAATTGAAAGAATCAAAACCATTGCCGATAAGAATAATGGCGAAACAGTTCTGATTACATATTGGCCTCACCCACGATTCGTGCTAAACCCGGATGACGATTCCCTTAAGCTACTCAACACTTTTGAAGAAAAAGCATCTTTACTCGAAGAAATGGGTATTGATCATTTGATAAAATTCACTTTTGATAAAAAATTCAGTAGCCAGACTTCTGAGGAATTCATCAAGAATATTTTGATCGATGGGTTAAAGACAAAGAAACTGGTGATCGGGTATGACCATAGATTTGGTAAAAACCGGGAAGGTAGCTTTGAACATCTAAAAGAAAATGCAGGTAAATATGGGTTTGAAGTTGAAGAAATACCCGAGCAGGATGTTAACAATGTTGCTGTTTCCTCAACTAAAATAAGAAAAGCCTTAGACGAAGGAAAGGTTGAGGTAGCCAGAGAATATCTCGGTAAAGACTATAGTATAACCGGTTTTGTAGGAGAAGGGGAAAAAAGAGGACGGGAACTAGGTTTTCCGACTGCTAATATCACAATACCTGAGAAATTTAAAGAGATCCCGGCTAATGGTGTGTATGGAGTTCATGTAAATACAAGGGGTAAATCATATAAAGGGATGATGAACATAGGTGTTAAACCTACCTTTAGCGGAAAACAGAGAAGCATTGAAGTTCATCTATTTGATTTTGACGATAATATTTATGGAGAAAAAGTGACTGTTTACTTTGATAACTTCGTCCGAAAAGAAAAGAAATTCAATAATACTGAAGAGCTGATCTCACAGCTTCAAAAAGACAAGCAGGTTGTACTTAACCGATTAAATCAGTAA
- a CDS encoding CoA transferase subunit A — MINKVVKDAIKATEDIKDGSVLMLGGFGLCGIPENGIQALLDMKIKDLTCISNNAGVDDFGIGLLLQEKQVKKMISSYVGENAEFERQLLSGELEVDLIPQGTLAERIRAGGAGIPAFFTPAGYGTEIEEGKETREFDGKMYLMERWLKADFSLVKAWKGDTAGNLIFKGTARNFNPMMAAAGNITIAEVEELVPAGELDPNEIHTPGIYVQRIFEGKNYEKRIEQRTVRS; from the coding sequence ATGATAAACAAAGTTGTAAAAGACGCCATTAAAGCGACCGAAGATATAAAAGACGGATCTGTTTTAATGCTTGGGGGATTTGGCCTCTGCGGAATTCCGGAAAATGGTATTCAGGCTCTGTTAGATATGAAAATAAAAGACCTGACATGTATATCCAATAATGCCGGAGTTGATGATTTTGGAATAGGCTTACTTCTTCAGGAGAAACAAGTGAAAAAAATGATCAGCAGCTATGTTGGAGAAAATGCTGAATTTGAAAGGCAATTATTATCCGGTGAGCTGGAAGTTGATCTTATCCCTCAGGGAACTCTCGCTGAAAGAATCAGAGCTGGTGGCGCAGGAATCCCTGCCTTTTTCACTCCTGCCGGATATGGCACTGAAATAGAGGAAGGAAAAGAAACCCGGGAATTTGATGGTAAAATGTACTTGATGGAAAGATGGTTGAAAGCGGACTTTTCTCTTGTGAAAGCATGGAAAGGCGATACAGCTGGAAATTTGATTTTTAAAGGCACAGCAAGAAACTTCAACCCGATGATGGCTGCAGCTGGAAATATAACTATTGCAGAAGTAGAAGAATTAGTTCCGGCTGGTGAACTTGATCCTAATGAGATTCATACACCCGGGATTTATGTTCAGCGAATTTTTGAAGGAAAAAATTACGAAAAGAGAATTGAACAAAGAACAGTTCGTAGCTAA
- a CDS encoding 3-oxoacid CoA-transferase subunit B, whose protein sequence is MSLDKIGIAKRISKEIENGMYINLGIGIPTLVANYIPDNLEVVLQSENGLLGIGPFPTEDKVDADLINAGKQTVSMLPGSVLFNSSESFAMIRGGHVHLTILGAMEVSENGDIANWKIPGKMVKGMGGAMDLVASAENIIVAMQHTSKSGKSKLLKECSLPITGIRCVNKIVTNLAVMDVHPEGGFILRERAPGVSVDEIKEATEGRLIVEGDIPEMKID, encoded by the coding sequence ATGTCACTAGATAAAATAGGTATAGCCAAAAGAATATCTAAAGAAATAGAAAATGGTATGTATATAAACCTGGGTATAGGCATTCCTACCCTTGTAGCAAATTACATTCCTGATAACTTAGAAGTGGTTTTACAATCAGAAAACGGTCTATTAGGAATTGGCCCCTTCCCTACTGAGGATAAAGTAGATGCAGACCTGATCAATGCTGGTAAGCAAACAGTAAGTATGCTTCCGGGTTCTGTTTTATTTAACTCATCAGAAAGTTTTGCAATGATCCGGGGTGGCCATGTTCACCTTACAATCCTTGGTGCAATGGAAGTATCTGAAAATGGAGACATTGCAAATTGGAAAATCCCAGGTAAAATGGTAAAAGGTATGGGAGGTGCGATGGACCTTGTGGCTTCTGCCGAAAACATAATTGTTGCCATGCAGCATACCAGCAAATCAGGAAAGTCAAAATTATTGAAAGAATGCTCACTACCTATTACAGGGATCAGATGTGTAAATAAAATTGTTACCAATCTGGCTGTAATGGATGTGCATCCTGAAGGAGGCTTTATATTAAGAGAAAGAGCCCCGGGAGTAAGCGTTGATGAAATAAAAGAGGCCACCGAAGGAAGACTTATAGTTGAAGGGGATATTCCCGAAATGAAAATTGATTAA
- a CDS encoding RNA polymerase sigma factor: MTKKNLTDNEFTSILKEYKERVYWHIRKMVIDHDDADDITQETFIKVYENLDKFRGDSDLFTWIYRIATNECLKFLRKKKRTSLFSFSSLESELENSLTSSAYIDGTEIEIKLQKALLKLPDKQRLIFNMKYFDDLSYEEISSITETSVGGLKASYHHAVKKIKKYISLPD; encoded by the coding sequence TTGACCAAAAAAAATCTGACCGATAACGAATTCACTTCTATCCTTAAAGAATATAAGGAAAGAGTTTATTGGCACATAAGAAAAATGGTCATAGATCACGATGATGCTGATGATATAACTCAGGAAACATTTATTAAGGTTTATGAAAACTTAGATAAATTCAGGGGAGATTCAGATTTGTTCACCTGGATATACCGAATCGCAACAAATGAGTGTTTGAAATTTCTCAGGAAGAAAAAAAGAACCAGCTTATTTTCTTTTTCAAGTTTGGAAAGCGAACTGGAGAATTCATTAACATCTTCAGCTTACATTGATGGTACTGAAATCGAAATAAAACTTCAGAAAGCATTATTAAAACTTCCTGACAAACAAAGGTTGATTTTTAATATGAAGTATTTCGATGATTTATCATATGAGGAAATATCTTCGATAACCGAAACCTCTGTCGGAGGATTAAAAGCTTCATATCACCATGCTGTGAAGAAAATAAAAAAATATATTTCATTACCTGATTAA
- a CDS encoding RNA polymerase sigma factor: MKDQEILERISKGDETALDYLYKKYYRMMSRIVITNSGTEEEAKDIYQEALIVFWQKVVSGNLVLTSKISTFLYSICLNLWRKELDRKSRLSREEKDNPESMDFEQEERLRIITECINELGDTCKKILTYFYFDGMSMQNIALNLGLANTDTAKTKKYKCKKRLDELVKSKYSAGDFLD, from the coding sequence ATGAAGGATCAAGAGATTCTTGAAAGAATAAGTAAAGGTGATGAAACTGCCCTGGATTATCTGTACAAAAAATACTACAGAATGATGTCCAGGATAGTCATTACAAATAGTGGTACTGAAGAAGAAGCAAAAGATATCTATCAGGAGGCTTTGATAGTATTTTGGCAAAAAGTCGTCAGTGGAAATCTGGTGCTAACTTCAAAAATTAGTACTTTTCTATACAGCATCTGTTTGAATCTATGGCGTAAAGAGCTTGATCGGAAAAGTAGATTAAGCAGAGAAGAAAAAGATAATCCTGAGTCAATGGATTTTGAACAGGAAGAACGGTTGAGAATAATCACAGAATGTATCAACGAATTAGGCGATACATGTAAAAAAATATTGACATACTTTTATTTCGATGGGATGTCAATGCAAAATATAGCTTTAAACTTAGGCCTGGCAAATACTGACACAGCAAAAACAAAAAAGTACAAGTGTAAAAAAAGGTTAGACGAACTGGTGAAATCTAAATATTCTGCCGGTGACTTTTTAGACTAA
- a CDS encoding DUF3098 domain-containing protein, with amino-acid sequence MKNNNSLPFDKANYILLIAGILIIAAGFYIMTLDTEPYGFGTLGLTVGPLTVLVGFAVEFAAIFYKQKNTSKDQ; translated from the coding sequence ATGAAAAATAACAACTCACTTCCTTTCGATAAAGCAAATTATATCTTATTGATTGCCGGAATTTTAATAATTGCCGCAGGATTTTACATTATGACTTTAGATACTGAACCATATGGTTTTGGCACCTTAGGTCTGACTGTTGGTCCACTAACTGTTTTAGTTGGATTTGCTGTCGAGTTTGCAGCAATTTTTTATAAGCAAAAAAATACTTCTAAAGATCAGTAA
- a CDS encoding Spy/CpxP family protein refolding chaperone: protein MKRSIIFFGLLMLVFVASAQSGPAKERIESARIAYITKKVELTPDQAQQFWPIYNEFLAKRAEMRNELREMRGSKRLKEMSEKEQTAILNKSLEIKEREAKLEKDYSKKLLKIISPAQLISLQQAEREFKELLLERIGDRANKRRRN, encoded by the coding sequence ATGAAAAGATCTATAATATTTTTTGGATTGCTAATGCTGGTTTTTGTAGCCAGCGCACAATCAGGTCCGGCAAAAGAAAGGATAGAAAGTGCTCGTATAGCTTACATAACTAAGAAAGTAGAGCTAACCCCCGACCAGGCTCAGCAATTCTGGCCGATATACAATGAATTTTTGGCCAAACGAGCAGAGATGAGAAATGAACTCAGGGAAATGAGAGGAAGTAAACGATTAAAAGAGATGTCAGAGAAAGAGCAAACAGCTATTTTAAATAAAAGCCTCGAAATCAAGGAAAGGGAAGCAAAACTGGAAAAAGATTACAGCAAAAAATTACTTAAAATAATATCTCCTGCTCAATTGATATCATTGCAACAGGCTGAGAGGGAATTTAAAGAACTATTGCTGGAAAGAATCGGAGACAGAGCAAATAAAAGAAGGCGTAATTAA
- the truB gene encoding tRNA pseudouridine(55) synthase TruB, whose product MRKAIPTPYFDDGQVICIDKPYEWTSFDVIKKIRFGLKIKKVGHAGTLDPLATGLLVICTGKKTKEIEKYQAEEKEYICDMVLGKTTPSVDLETDFDSETTTDHLSIEKIIEIVNSFKGEIDQVPPIFSAIKVDGERVYEKARKGESVELKSRKVTIREIEVIKLNNPDIQIRIVCSKGTYIRSLVRDIGEKLDVGAYMKGLVRTRIGNFTLDEAVSPEKYVEKNKSRVNFPDKNSFMDTISRYYN is encoded by the coding sequence GTGAGAAAAGCTATCCCTACTCCATATTTTGACGATGGTCAGGTAATTTGTATTGATAAACCATATGAATGGACTTCCTTCGATGTTATAAAAAAAATCAGGTTTGGCCTGAAGATCAAAAAAGTTGGCCATGCTGGTACCCTTGATCCTTTAGCAACAGGATTACTGGTGATATGCACCGGAAAGAAAACCAAAGAAATAGAAAAATACCAGGCCGAAGAAAAAGAATACATCTGCGATATGGTCCTGGGTAAAACTACTCCTAGTGTGGATCTGGAAACTGACTTCGACTCTGAAACTACGACTGACCATCTCTCAATTGAAAAAATAATTGAGATAGTTAATTCCTTTAAAGGTGAAATAGACCAGGTTCCTCCTATATTTTCTGCAATTAAAGTAGATGGGGAAAGAGTTTATGAAAAAGCCAGAAAAGGTGAAAGTGTAGAATTAAAATCCAGGAAGGTAACTATCAGGGAGATTGAAGTAATTAAATTAAATAATCCTGATATTCAGATACGAATTGTTTGCTCAAAAGGCACTTATATTCGAAGCCTGGTAAGAGATATTGGAGAAAAACTTGATGTTGGTGCTTATATGAAAGGCCTGGTTAGAACCCGGATAGGCAACTTCACTTTAGATGAAGCAGTTTCTCCTGAAAAATATGTTGAAAAAAATAAATCAAGAGTAAACTTCCCTGATAAAAATAGCTTTATGGATACGATATCAAGGTATTACAACTAA